In Desulfobacterales bacterium, one genomic interval encodes:
- a CDS encoding efflux RND transporter periplasmic adaptor subunit encodes MTNYHADKKATSPFRVAALTAVLTLLLAGGGAYFSGYLGLRGIQEQSPDTEKKVAGERKIAYWKAPMNPTEIYNNPGKSAMGMDLVPVYDDELVGGVEVKVDPVIQQNMGIRTAVVEKGPLVGTIRTYGHVTYDETRTAEISSKISGWIEKIHIDFIGKFVKKGQPLFELYSPQLFAAQEEYLVTFRNLNQMSDRSNKELLKAARKRLQYFDIAADEIQAMERSSEVKKTVTIRSPFDGVVILKNALEGSYVKEGTPVYRIADLSHVWVEVHIYEYELPFVTEGQIAEMTLPYLPGRNFSTRISFVYPYLQRKTRDVVVRLAFENPDMVLKPDMYTDVKIKTVAGSGLQIPSEAVIRSGERNIVFVVRGSNKFTPRDVTLGLNLDGGKVQILTGLAAGETVVTSGQFLLDSESKLKEAIQKMLETRRAKAVTKEPAEDKVVEPEPEEDFFKDLEDEDAFFKDM; translated from the coding sequence ATGACAAATTATCACGCAGACAAAAAAGCCACTTCCCCTTTCCGGGTGGCCGCATTGACGGCTGTACTAACCCTGCTTCTGGCGGGAGGCGGTGCTTATTTTTCAGGATACCTCGGACTGCGGGGCATACAGGAACAATCTCCGGATACAGAAAAAAAAGTAGCGGGAGAGCGGAAAATCGCTTACTGGAAGGCGCCCATGAACCCCACCGAAATTTATAACAACCCCGGAAAAAGCGCCATGGGAATGGATCTGGTCCCCGTCTATGATGACGAGCTTGTCGGCGGGGTGGAGGTCAAAGTCGATCCGGTGATCCAGCAAAATATGGGAATTCGAACCGCTGTCGTGGAAAAAGGACCGCTGGTCGGCACCATCCGGACCTATGGCCATGTGACCTATGACGAGACGCGCACGGCTGAGATAAGCTCTAAAATCAGCGGCTGGATCGAAAAGATACACATCGATTTTATCGGGAAATTTGTTAAAAAAGGGCAACCCCTGTTTGAGCTCTATTCACCACAGCTCTTTGCCGCTCAGGAGGAATATCTGGTCACCTTCCGCAACCTGAATCAAATGTCGGACAGATCCAACAAAGAGCTGCTCAAGGCCGCCCGCAAAAGGCTTCAATATTTTGACATCGCCGCTGATGAGATTCAAGCGATGGAGCGCTCCAGCGAGGTTAAAAAAACGGTTACCATTCGTTCACCCTTTGACGGGGTGGTTATTTTGAAAAATGCACTCGAAGGTAGCTACGTTAAAGAAGGGACCCCCGTTTATCGGATTGCTGACCTTTCGCATGTATGGGTGGAGGTGCATATCTATGAATACGAACTGCCTTTTGTTACAGAGGGTCAAATTGCGGAAATGACGCTGCCGTATTTGCCGGGCCGAAATTTCAGCACCAGGATTTCATTTGTCTACCCCTATCTGCAGCGGAAAACCCGGGATGTAGTCGTCCGGCTGGCGTTTGAAAACCCGGATATGGTGTTAAAGCCCGACATGTACACCGATGTTAAGATCAAAACCGTGGCCGGATCGGGTTTGCAGATTCCTTCCGAAGCCGTTATCCGGTCCGGAGAACGAAATATTGTCTTCGTTGTGCGCGGAAGCAATAAGTTCACCCCGCGGGATGTCACCCTGGGACTCAACCTTGACGGCGGAAAGGTCCAGATCCTTACCGGTCTTGCTGCGGGAGAAACAGTGGTAACCTCCGGACAATTCCTGCTCGATTCGGAGTCCAAGCTCAAAGAGGCCATCCAGAAGATGCTGGAAACCAGACGCGCCAAAGCGGTAACCAAAGAACCCGCTGAAGATAAAGTTGTCGAACCGGAGCCGGAAGAAGACTTTTTTAAGGACTTGGAAGACGAAGACGCCTTTTTCAAGGACATGTAA
- a CDS encoding TolC family protein, translated as MNRKIFITICLFFITSKLAHAGYSDMKKALDTYQPTGFFQDQFHPLPVQTEPDVDKTFAVEKKRIEELKTRWEKALKPSGEQEGFLSLDPDVVLSLRQAETDASAAAIALTGTYSLKRLETLTLLRNTGIKAAEARLRGAIEAFTQVTALDVILRQYTAFTEALMVGVGPMKGKDPVDKKFPFPGVMTLKGEIVNLEVRVQRERLEAVRRDEVTGMRKAYWNLIYVLKEERVTAEMVALLKKLESVANSRYESGRTSYQDVIKVRIRREILDENLITLKEKQRNLEAKTREILNLSPAVKLGLPETAHPAGDVPVLQDLYPVAQERRQELRRLRAQVGKIELMIEMAETMILPGYSLNLALYGDEPVNDAGSFARKETFPTRTEASRGAGLPKMPWYGTEDAYLRETRQKLYALNEELKQAETQTNTMVRNTWFDIDKAGREAALYQDEVVKLSRSALDVSTRGYESGNVSFADVIDSYTTWLKANLTLERKRSDFEIAWAELEQVVGTSLR; from the coding sequence ATGAACCGAAAAATTTTCATTACGATATGCTTGTTTTTCATCACATCAAAACTGGCCCACGCCGGATACAGTGATATGAAAAAAGCGCTTGATACGTATCAACCGACCGGATTTTTCCAGGACCAATTTCATCCGCTTCCCGTGCAGACAGAACCGGACGTTGACAAGACGTTTGCCGTTGAAAAAAAACGGATCGAAGAACTGAAAACCCGATGGGAAAAAGCGCTCAAGCCGTCTGGAGAACAAGAGGGCTTTCTATCCCTTGACCCGGACGTTGTCCTATCTTTGCGCCAAGCTGAAACGGACGCGTCGGCAGCGGCAATTGCATTGACTGGGACCTATTCCTTAAAGCGTCTTGAGACACTGACTCTGCTTCGAAATACCGGTATAAAGGCTGCCGAAGCCAGACTCCGGGGTGCCATAGAGGCTTTCACGCAAGTAACGGCGCTGGATGTAATTCTTCGCCAATACACCGCCTTTACCGAAGCGCTGATGGTGGGCGTTGGCCCCATGAAAGGCAAAGATCCGGTGGACAAGAAGTTCCCATTTCCGGGAGTTATGACCTTAAAAGGCGAAATCGTTAACCTGGAGGTCAGGGTCCAACGTGAACGCCTGGAGGCGGTCCGCCGCGACGAGGTGACAGGAATGCGCAAAGCATACTGGAATCTGATCTACGTTCTCAAAGAGGAACGTGTCACAGCCGAAATGGTTGCGCTGCTAAAAAAACTAGAGTCTGTGGCCAATTCACGATATGAATCCGGCAGGACCAGTTATCAGGATGTGATCAAGGTTCGCATCAGGCGGGAAATTTTGGATGAAAATCTTATTACCCTGAAAGAAAAACAAAGAAATTTAGAAGCCAAAACTCGGGAGATCTTGAACCTTTCCCCCGCCGTCAAGCTGGGTTTGCCGGAAACAGCCCATCCGGCAGGAGATGTTCCGGTTCTTCAAGATTTATATCCTGTCGCACAGGAGCGGCGCCAGGAACTCCGACGATTGAGGGCGCAGGTGGGCAAGATAGAACTGATGATCGAAATGGCCGAAACCATGATCCTGCCCGGATACAGCCTGAATCTTGCTCTTTATGGGGACGAACCCGTGAACGATGCGGGATCTTTTGCCCGAAAAGAGACTTTCCCGACTCGAACCGAAGCATCAAGAGGTGCAGGATTACCCAAAATGCCCTGGTACGGGACCGAAGATGCATATCTGCGAGAAACCCGACAAAAACTATACGCTCTCAATGAAGAGCTGAAACAGGCCGAAACGCAAACAAACACAATGGTTCGGAATACCTGGTTCGACATCGACAAGGCCGGGCGGGAGGCCGCCCTGTATCAGGATGAAGTCGTAAAACTGTCTCGATCCGCCCTTGATGTTTCAACTCGCGGCTATGAGTCCGGCAATGTGAGCTTTGCCGATGTGATCGATTCTTATACCACCTGGCTCAAGGCAAATCTGACACTTGAGAGAAAAAGAAGCGATTTCGAAATTGCATGGGCAGAATTGGAGCAGGTTGTTGGCACATCGCTCAGATAA